The proteins below come from a single Chiloscyllium punctatum isolate Juve2018m chromosome 22, sChiPun1.3, whole genome shotgun sequence genomic window:
- the LOC140493585 gene encoding leucine-rich repeat-containing protein 10B isoform X1, which yields MKMGSAFQKVASVLSCSPDDELSCVSTDMDEVMADRMLDACHKKIKRLPVPICSFTHVEKLYISNNKLRELPNEFEQLVNLKILALDFNKFEDVPKVICNMQNLTRLYLGSNRLMTIPPEFRNLENLRCLWIESNYFRKFPKQLINMPSLRSLQMGDNKLKTLPEDLVRFINLRGFWLYGNRFEDFPKVLLKMEFLEILDVDKNKITEFPNMEHLSRLKLLSYDHNPAKRPPSVADGVTLVGEGAAELRAARALEGEENDENQEPLHSILKNGSMGLETEGNFSTLDCSQEET from the coding sequence ATGAAAATGGGGAGTGCATTTCAGAAGGTTGCTTCTGTCTTATCTTGCAGCCCTGATGATGAACTGAGCTGCGTTTCAACCGACATGGATGAAGTAATGGCTGACAGGATGCTGGATGCCTGCCACAAGAAGATAAAGAGGCTCCCAGTTCCGATCTGCTCGTTCACACATGTAGAGAAGTTATACATCAGCAACAACAAGTTGAGGGAACTTCCCAATGAGTTTGAGCAGCTGGTCAACTTAAAGATTCTAGCACTGGACTTTAACAAATTTGAGGATGTGCCTAAAGTTATATGCAATATGCAAAATCTAACCCGGCTCTACCTTGGTAGCAATAGATTAATGACAATTCCTCCAGAGTTTAGGAATCTAGAAAATCTCAGGTGTCTCTGGATAGAGAGCAACTATTTCAGAAAATTTCCCAAACAACTAATTAATATGCCCAGTCTGAGGTCACTCCAGATGGGAGACAACAAGCTAAAGACTTTACCGGAGGATCTGGTTAGGTTCATAAATTTGCGTGGATTTTGGTTGTATGGAAATAGATTCGAGGACTTCCCGAAGGTATTACTAAAAATGGAATTTCTAGAAATCCTTGATGTGGACAAAAATAAAATCACTGAGTTCCCTAATATGGAACACCTTTCAAGGCTTAAACTGCTTTCCTATGACCATAATCCTGCAAAGCGCCCACCAAGTGTTGCAGATGGCGTCACACTGGTAGGTGAAGGGGCAGCTGAATTAAGGGCTGCCAGGGCTCTAGAAGGTGAAGAGAATGATGAAAATCAGGAACCTCTGCACAGCATCCTCAAAAATGGATCCATGGGACTGGAAACGGAGGGCAACTTCTCCACTTTAGACTGTTCTCAAGAGGAGACATGA
- the LOC140493585 gene encoding leucine-rich repeat-containing protein 10B isoform X2, giving the protein MLLLFWTVSITHQTSPDDELSCVSTDMDEVMADRMLDACHKKIKRLPVPICSFTHVEKLYISNNKLRELPNEFEQLVNLKILALDFNKFEDVPKVICNMQNLTRLYLGSNRLMTIPPEFRNLENLRCLWIESNYFRKFPKQLINMPSLRSLQMGDNKLKTLPEDLVRFINLRGFWLYGNRFEDFPKVLLKMEFLEILDVDKNKITEFPNMEHLSRLKLLSYDHNPAKRPPSVADGVTLVGEGAAELRAARALEGEENDENQEPLHSILKNGSMGLETEGNFSTLDCSQEET; this is encoded by the coding sequence CCCTGATGATGAACTGAGCTGCGTTTCAACCGACATGGATGAAGTAATGGCTGACAGGATGCTGGATGCCTGCCACAAGAAGATAAAGAGGCTCCCAGTTCCGATCTGCTCGTTCACACATGTAGAGAAGTTATACATCAGCAACAACAAGTTGAGGGAACTTCCCAATGAGTTTGAGCAGCTGGTCAACTTAAAGATTCTAGCACTGGACTTTAACAAATTTGAGGATGTGCCTAAAGTTATATGCAATATGCAAAATCTAACCCGGCTCTACCTTGGTAGCAATAGATTAATGACAATTCCTCCAGAGTTTAGGAATCTAGAAAATCTCAGGTGTCTCTGGATAGAGAGCAACTATTTCAGAAAATTTCCCAAACAACTAATTAATATGCCCAGTCTGAGGTCACTCCAGATGGGAGACAACAAGCTAAAGACTTTACCGGAGGATCTGGTTAGGTTCATAAATTTGCGTGGATTTTGGTTGTATGGAAATAGATTCGAGGACTTCCCGAAGGTATTACTAAAAATGGAATTTCTAGAAATCCTTGATGTGGACAAAAATAAAATCACTGAGTTCCCTAATATGGAACACCTTTCAAGGCTTAAACTGCTTTCCTATGACCATAATCCTGCAAAGCGCCCACCAAGTGTTGCAGATGGCGTCACACTGGTAGGTGAAGGGGCAGCTGAATTAAGGGCTGCCAGGGCTCTAGAAGGTGAAGAGAATGATGAAAATCAGGAACCTCTGCACAGCATCCTCAAAAATGGATCCATGGGACTGGAAACGGAGGGCAACTTCTCCACTTTAGACTGTTCTCAAGAGGAGACATGA